The Synergistaceae bacterium genomic sequence ACTCGACCTTTGTCAGGACACGCCAGGCCCCTTCCGTCAAAGCCTGCATTTCATCCTCGCCGGGGTGGCGCAGGACGGGAGCGATGAATTTCACTTTGGACGTGATCTGTTCGCAGAGCTTTTCGCTGTAGGCCAGCCCTCCGGTGAGGACGACGGCGTCCACCTGGCCCCTGAGAACGGCGGCGGAGGCTCCGATTTCTTTTGCGATCTGGAGGATCATGGCGTCGAAGACGAGGGTTGCTTTTGCATCTCCCGCGGCCACGAGTTTTTCCACCTCGCGCATGTCATTGGTGCCCAGGTGAGCCACCAGACCGCCCCTGCCGCAGATCATCTTTTCAATTTCCGCCAGAGAGTATTTCCCGCTGTAGCAGAGGATGCTCAGGCCCCCCACCGGCAGACTGCCCGAACGTTCAGGCGACATGGGGCCGTCTCCGTCCAGCGCGTTGTTGACGTCGATGACACGTCCTTTTTCATGGGCTCCGACGGAAACGCCGCCGCCCATGTGGGCGATGATGAGGTTACATTCTTCATATTTCTTTTTCAGCTCGGCGGCGACTCGACGCGCCACGGCTTTTTGGTTGAGGGCGTGGAAGATGGAAATGCGCGGGAGCTCCGGCAGCCCCGAAATGCGAGCCTCCTCCGCCAGTTCATCCACGACGACGGGATCGACGATGAACGCTGGAATGTCCTTCCCCGAGGCTTTGGCGAAGCGAACGGCCAGACATGCTCCGAGATTGCTGGCATGGGCGCCCCATACCATATTGCGCAGGTCCTCCAGCATCCGTTCGTTGACGAGGTAAGTGCCGCTTTGCATGGGTTTCAGAAGTCCTCCGCGGCCAACCACCGCGTCAAGGTCCGAGGGTTTCACTCCTTTGGCGTCAAGGATTTTCGAAAGTTCGACGAAGCGGAATTCCTCCTGCTCCATGACGCTGGAAAAATGCGAGAGCTCGGGCGCGTCATAACGCTGGGTTTCGGTCCACAGGCATCGAGTGTCCTCGAAGAGGGCCGCCTTCGTGCTTGTCGAGCCGGGATTGATGGCAAAAATTTTCATTTTCAGGAAGCGTGGGAAATCATGACGGCTGCGGCGATGGAAAGCATCTTGGCGCGGGGAGAGTCTGCCCGGCTGGTGAGGATGACGGGGGCCGCCGCTCCGATGATGATACCCGCCGTCTCGTTCTTCGAGAAGTAGACGATGGACTTCGCGAGCATGTTGCCCGCCTCAATGTGGGGAACGAGCAGAATGTCCGCCCTGCCTGCGACGGGGGAGGTGATTTTTTTGATTTTCGCGGCCTCTTCGCTGATGGCGTTGTCCAAAGCCAGGGGGCCGTCTACAAGGCAGTTTTTGAGTTGTCCGCGCTGAGCCATCTGCACGAGGGCGGCCGCGTCCAGGGTGCAGGGCATGTCGGGGTTGACGAGCTCCACGGCCGCAAGACAGGCGACCTTCGGGCACTCCACGCCCAGCGCGCGGGCGAAGTTGACGGTGTTCTGGAGAATGTCGGCCTTCTGCTTCAGATCGGGATAGGTGTTGAACGCCGCGTCGGCGACGAAAAAGATGCGGTCGTAACCGTCAATCTCGTGGAAGTAACAGTGAGAAATGACCTTGCCGCTGCGGAGCCCCACTTCCTTGTTCAGCATTCCCCGCAGAAAGTGGTCGGTGTGAAGCTGTCCCTTCATGTAAATGTCGGCGCGTTTTGAAGAAACTTCCGTCACCGCAACGATCCCGCATTTCGCTTCGTTCTTTTCGTCGATGATCGTATAATCGCTTTCTTTGGCCCCCGCCTCTGCGATACAGGCTTTGACCTTCGCGGTGTTTCCTACCAGCGTAGCCTCCACAAGACCGGTTTTACGGGCTTCTTCAATTGCTGAAATAAGACCCGCATCCTCTGCCATGGCGACGGAAATGCGCTTTTTCCCCCTGGCTGCGCAAAGTTTTTTGGCTTCCTCAACCATCTGGGAAAGTGAACGAATTTGTTCCATCTCACAAAACCCTCCAGTATTAAAATATTCTGTTTAAAAATATCTTGCACTGCAGTGTTACGCCATTTACGGTATTGCGATACTTTATTACTGCGACTGATGCATCTGGTGTCGGATCGCTGCCGCTTTATTATACTTAATTTTTTAGAACATAGTCTCCGTAATTTTTTGCTTTTTCGTCCCCGTTCAAAACTCGGAGCGCCCCCTGAGCCAGGGCCAGCATTTCGTCTTCGCCCGCGTAGATGAGGCAGGGGGCGATCCACTGCACGCGTTCCTCGACAAGGCTGACGAAATCAGAGTCGTAGGCGACGCCGCCCGTGAAAAGGATAATATCGACGGGCTCTCCCATGGAAACGGCCTGAGCTCCGATTTCCTTCGAGACCTGCCAGGCCAGAGCGCGATAGATGAGCCCCGCCTGTTCGTCGCCGTTTTTGATTTTCGCGCCCACTTCGCGCATGTCGCTGGTTCCCAGATAAGCCCTCACTCCGCCTCCTGACACGACCAGGCGGTTGAAGTCTTTTTGAGCGTACCGGCCGCTGAAGCAGAGACGAGCCAGCTCGCCGGCGGGAAGTCCGCCGGTGCGTGAGGGAGAGAAGGGGCCGAAATCGGTGCCGTTGCTCGTGTCGATGATGCGCCCCCGCCGGTGGGCCACCACGGTGATTCCTCCACCCAGGTGAGCCACGACGGCGCGCAGCTCATCCCAGGGGATTCCCAGTTCACTGGCGGCCCGGCGCACGGTGGCCTTGATGTTGAGGGCGTGAGAAAAGGAATCTTTGGGCAGGTCGGGCAGTCCCGTGATTTTGGCCTCCGGCAGCATCTCGTCCACACATACGGGATCCACGATGAAGGCCGGGACGTTCCATCGCAGGGCCAGCGCGTTTGCCAGAATGCCCCCCAGGTTGGAGGCGTGGTCCCAGGGCTTGCCGAGCTTCAGGCGTTCCACAAGGCGCTCGTCCGCCAAAAACGTCCCTCCCGGCAGGGGATCGATGATCCCTCCGCGTCCGGAGACGGCGTCCGCCCCTTCAGGCCCCGCGCCACCGCGGTGCTTTGCGATGACGTTCAGAATCGTTTTCAGCCTGAAGTCAAACTGGTCCGCGATATGCTCGAAAGGGGCGAGCTCTTCGATCGTATGGCGGATCGTCTCGTTCCAGAGAACCGTTTCTCCGGAAAATTTCGCTACTTTTGTACTGGTGGAACCCGGGTTGATGGTTAAAACGGAGTACGTCATCCTGTTCCCTCCTGCGGTAACTTTTGGACTTCACTGCGTATTCTGATTTTGGGTCTGGCCGGACATGTCCTTCATTCAAGCCATTCTTCGATGTGTTCCAGATAAAGATCCGACAGGCGACGGGTCCAGGGGCCTGGACGTCCGTTGCCGATAATCTGCGCGCCGATACGAACCACGGGAAGAATTTTTTTGACGCTGCCCGTGATGAAGGCTTCGCTGGCCTGAGGCAGTTCCGTCAGCAGGGGACAGCGTTCCTCCACGTTCAGCCCCGCCCTGTACGCCAGATCGATGACGGCCTGTCGGGTGGTTCCCTTCAGAACGCGGGTCAGAGGGGCCGTCAGCAGGGTGTCGCCGATGCAGAGGAAGAACGAGCTGTGGCCGCTCTCCGTGATTTCGCCCTCGGGGCAGTACAGAATCTCCGCGTGTTCGTCATAGGGAGAAAGCGTGTAGGCCCGGCGGTAGTCGATACTTTTGGTGGAGGGATCATTTCGTCCGTCGTCAATGGGTTCCAGGCGGATTCCGTTTTCATAGAGCGATGCCGGGGGGATGTCCAGCGCCTCGAAGGTGACGAAAAAGCGGGGCTCCGTGAAGCCGCGCACCCGGTCGAACACGTCGCCGCCGGAAAGGTAGGCTTTGATCAGGAGCTCCTCGTCCAGTTTGGAGATTCCCTCACGGATAATTTCCCGCATTTCCTCGATGCCCAGAGGAGGATGAATATAGGAATTTTTCGCGCCTGTCAGGAGACGTTCCAGGTGCGGCGTCAGCATGAGCGGACGTTTCCGCCAGGTGCTTATGGACTCGAAAACGCCGATGCCGCGCTGGATAATGAGATCTGTTACGGGAAGCAGAGCCTCCGTTGGACTGACGAACCGTTTGTCAATGTAACACAGTTTCATATCTGACCCCTCCGTAAAGAGCGTTGAAAATAGAATATTTTATGATTAATAAGCCGAAAATTCAGTGTGTAATTTTTTTCACAGGGCAATAGTGTTACGATTTGCCTCCGATGTCAAGATGGAAGATGAAAAGGAAAGATAAAGAGAAAAGATGAAAGGTGAAAATGGAAAACGGAAAACGATTTCCAGCGACGTCACAGGGGCGTCGTGTTTTTCGCCGCTTCCGCTTTTCGGAGGAGGCTGACGACGTTTTTGCTGTTTCGGGACAGGGCGCAGTCGACGGCGGTACAGCCGTTTTTGTCCTGAACGTGGACGTCGGCTCCCGCCTTCAGCAGGAGGTGAACGAAAGCCGGAGTGTCTTCAATGAGGGCGGCGAAAAAAAGAGGCGTCTGTCCGGCATCCGAGAGCATGTTCACCGCGGCTCCGTTTTTGAGAAGTTCTTCCACCACCGGCAGACTTTTGCAGGGGCTGTTCAGGGCGTAGAAAAGGGGCGTCCATCCTTCCCGGCCCTCCTGATTTCCCCTGGCGTTGACCTCGGCTCCGGCCTGGATCAGGTCGTGAAGCGTTCCGGAAAACCGTCCAAAGGCCGCCGCGTGAAAGAGAGGGGTGAGTCCCTCCTCCGTGCGGGGATCGGCCCAGGCTCCCGCCGTCAGCATGTGAGAGATGACCGCCGCGTTTCGGTCGGGATCCAGTGTGGCGAACAGAAGGGGCGTCCACCTCTTCCGCCGCGGAGAGTAGCAGGTGACGTCGAGACTGGCCCCTCTTTTGACGAGGAGGGTCGCCGTTTCAGCCCGCCGCCGGTCCCGCTGGATAAACTCGCCGAGGCGGGCGTCGTCCGGATCCCGGGTTTCAGTCAGCAGGGCCCACATCAGAGCGGTCATTCCCTCCCGTGTTTCCGCGTCGATGTCGGCTCCCGCGTCGATCAGAGCCTCGACCACGGAGGGTTCGTCGTTCAGAACGGCCGCCATCATCAGGGGCGTGAAGCCGTTTTCGCTGGTTTCGTTGACGTCGGCCCCTTCGCGAATCGCCTCCAGAATCGCGTCACTCCGTCCCGGAACGGACAAAAGCTCCAGGAGAGATTTTTTGTTTTCCTTCATTTTTTGTTTCCCTTCGCCGTTCTCTCTTCTCTTTACGCCTGTTTATTTTTGATTTTTACTTCTTTTCCCTGTCCGGTTGTATTGGTTGTATTATGGTATCATGATTCACCGATTCAGGTGGATATTTGATAAATTTACGAGTATCCGCAATTTACGAAAGGAGTTGTATTTATATTGACGTCTCTGTTTCGAGCTTTGTCCGCCGTGATCGTTCCGGTGTGTCTTTTAGCGGTGGTCCTGCCGGCGGGGAGGGCTTTTGCCGGAGAGCGTCCGGTGGCTGTTTTTGAAACGACTCTCGGGACGTTCCGCGCGGAGCTTTTCACGGATCTCGCCCCAAAAACGGCGCAGAACTTCATCGATCTCGCTCAGAAAAATTTCTACGACGGAGTCATCTTCCATCGGGTCATCGATAATTTTATGATTCAGGGCGGGGACCCCACAGGCACGGGGCGGGGCGGTCCCGGATACACGATTCCCGACGAGTTCGGCCCCGGCCTGAAGCACGACAGGCCCGGCCTGCTGTCCATGGCCAACGCGGGCCCCAACAGCGGAGGTTCCCAGTTCTTCGTCACGCTGGTTCCCACTCCCTGGCTGGATGGCAAGCACGCGATTTTCGGCTCGGTGGTGGAGGGTATGGACGTGGTGAAGGCCATCGGCAAAACAAAGGTGGGCCCCGGTGACAGGCCCGTGATCGACGTCGTCATGAAAACGGTCACGATTGAAATGCCGGAGGCGAAATAGCCTCCGTCCGAACCCTGAGGCGACGAAATGGATGGCCCGAAACCGGATTACAGGCTCAAAAACTTTACGATAGGAAACGGCGAACTGACGCTGATGGCGGGGCCCTGCTCTCTGGAAAGCCTGGAGCTGGGGCTGGAGGTGGCCCGCGTCATGAAGCGCCTTTGTGAGGAAAGAGGCGTCGGCTGCATCTTCAAGGCCTCCTTCGACAAGGCCAACCGCACGTCGATCCACTCATGGCGGGGCCCTGGAATCGTTCGCGGGCTTGAGGAGCTTGCGCAGATCAAAAAAGAACTGGATGTCCCGGTGGTGACGGACATTCACGAACCCTGGCAGGCCGCGCAGGCCGCGGAGGTGGCGGACGTCCTGCAGATTCCCGCGTTTCTCTGCCGTCAGACGGATCTGCTGACGGCTGCCGCGTCTACGGGAAAAATCCTGAATATCAAGAAAGCGCAGTTTCTGGCCCCCGAGGACATGAAAAACGTGGTCGAGAAATGCCGGGAGGCGGGGAACGACCGCGTGCTGCTCTGCGAACGGGGGACCATGATGGGGTATCGTCAGCTCGTGGTGGACATGCGCTCGCTGGTGACGATGCGCGCTCTGGGCTGTCCCGTGGTTTTCGACGCCACCCACAGCGTCCAGAAACCGGGGGCGATGGGCGGCGTCAGCGGAGGCGACCGGGAAATGGCGCTGCCTCTGGCCCGGGCTGCTGCTGCTGTGGGCATTGACGTTTTGTTTGTGGAAACTCATCCCGACCCCGCTTCTGCCAAAAGCGACGGCCCCAACATGATTCCCCTCTCTGAAATGGGAGCGTTTTTGGATCAGGTTCTGGCGATTCATCGGGTTCGGCAGGCCCTGCGTCAACAGGAGGGAGGGACCGTCTGCGGTGGAGCTGAAACTGCCCTGGGAGCGTGAAGCCCTCGCCTGTACGGACGACGAACTGCTGACAATCGGAAAAAATGTCCTTCGCAGCGAGGCCGGAGAGCTGCTGCGGGCGGCGGAAGGTCCCTGCGAAGGGCTGGTTCAGGCTGCCCGGGTGATCTTTGCGTGTCCGGGACGGGTGGTCGTCGTGGGGATGGGGAAATCCGGGCATGTGGGAGGCAAGTTTGCCGCCACTCTGGCCTCCCTGGGAACTCCGGCTTTTTTTCTCCACGCCGCGGAGGCCCTGCACGGCGATCTGGGCATGGTGCGCAGCGAGGACGTGGGCGTTTTCCTCAGCAACAGCGGGACCACGGCGGAGGTTCTGGCGATTCTTCCCTGGTTCAGCCGGCTGGGCGCGCCGGTGATCGCCGTCACCGGCGCGACGGATTCCCCTTTGGCCCAACATTCGGATGTGGTCATTGATTCGGGAGTGACCCGTGAAGCGGACCCCCTGGCCCTTGCTCCCACCAGCAGCACGACGATGCAGATGGCCCTGGGCGATGCGCTGGCCGGCATGGTGACGCGCCTTCGGGGCCTGAGCCGGGAGGATTTCGCGGCTTTTCATCCGGGGGGAGCCCTCGGCCGCCGACTGCTGACCAGGGTCGCCGACGTGATGGGGACCGGAGACCGCCTTCCCAGGGTGTCCCGGAATGTGTCGGTGAAAGACGCGCTTTTCGAAATGACTCGCAAAAAATACGGGTCCACCTGTGTGGTGGACGAAGAGGGGAGACTGGCGGGATTTTTTACGGATGGCGATCTGCGCCGGCTGCTGGAAAAAAATGGAGTGGAGGCCCTGAATCGAAAAATCGAGGAGTTCATGACGCGAACGCCCTGTACGATCACGGCCAATCGTCTGGCGGTGGAGGCCGTACGTATCATGAGAGAGCGTGAAATCAGCGCGCTGATTGTGGTGGAGGCCATGGAAAGAGGAGAAGTGGCGGAAGATAAAGAGGACTCCGCGGGGTTGAGGCCGGTGGGGCTCGTTCACTTTCACGAACTGCTGGCGGCGGGGCTGGCCTGAAATGCAAAATTCTTCGGAACTTATCCACGTTGCTCTGGCGGTATGGGATCCAAAGGGAACCTACGCGCGCCACGGGGGGGTCGTTATGGCCTCCATTTTTCTCAACACACGAAGTCCTGTTTGCGTTCACGTTCTGCACGACCGGACACTGACGGAGCGCAATCGCGAACTCCTGAGCGAAACGGCGGAAACGTATGGTCAAAGCGTCGCGTTTTACGACGTCTCTCCTTACAACATCAACTCCGATTCCGTCAAACTTGAATTGAGATGCTCACCCGGTACGATGTTTCGTCTTTTGATCCCCGAAGTTTTGCCCGCGTCTCTGGAGAAGGTCATTTACCTGGACTGCGACGTCCTCGTCAACATGGACATTCGGGAGCTCTGGGAGGTTCCTCTGGAGGGTTTTTCTCTGGCCGGCGTGTTGGATCGTCCGGAAAACAGGCCGTTTAAACTCTTTTCGGAAAGAGCTTTTCGGCTGAGGTGGATGCGCTGTGATCGAAAATACTACGTCAACGGCGGCGTTCTGCTGATGAATCTTCCCAGGATTCGGGAAAAATGCAGCTTATTTCAGAGGATTTTCTCCTGGGCGAAAGAGTATGGGCGATATGCGACCCACGGAGATCAGGACATGCTGAACTCCTGCTTTCGGGGCGACATCAAAATTCTCGATCCCAAATTCAATACCTGCCGGACGTATTTTGACTCCCTTCCGGAGGGCATTCTCCACGCCGTATGCGAGCCCAAACCCTGGGAAGCCCTGTGGGGCTCCGCGGCGGAGGGGCTCTACTGGCATACGCTGCTCAAAACCCCCTGGGGACGTCTTCAGCCGGACGAAATCGCGGACCTGCTGCTTGCCATCGCC encodes the following:
- the buk gene encoding butyrate kinase, yielding MKIFAINPGSTSTKAALFEDTRCLWTETQRYDAPELSHFSSVMEQEEFRFVELSKILDAKGVKPSDLDAVVGRGGLLKPMQSGTYLVNERMLEDLRNMVWGAHASNLGACLAVRFAKASGKDIPAFIVDPVVVDELAEEARISGLPELPRISIFHALNQKAVARRVAAELKKKYEECNLIIAHMGGGVSVGAHEKGRVIDVNNALDGDGPMSPERSGSLPVGGLSILCYSGKYSLAEIEKMICGRGGLVAHLGTNDMREVEKLVAAGDAKATLVFDAMILQIAKEIGASAAVLRGQVDAVVLTGGLAYSEKLCEQITSKVKFIAPVLRHPGEDEMQALTEGAWRVLTKVESHKTYN
- a CDS encoding bifunctional enoyl-CoA hydratase/phosphate acetyltransferase; its protein translation is MEQIRSLSQMVEEAKKLCAARGKKRISVAMAEDAGLISAIEEARKTGLVEATLVGNTAKVKACIAEAGAKESDYTIIDEKNEAKCGIVAVTEVSSKRADIYMKGQLHTDHFLRGMLNKEVGLRSGKVISHCYFHEIDGYDRIFFVADAAFNTYPDLKQKADILQNTVNFARALGVECPKVACLAAVELVNPDMPCTLDAAALVQMAQRGQLKNCLVDGPLALDNAISEEAAKIKKITSPVAGRADILLVPHIEAGNMLAKSIVYFSKNETAGIIIGAAAPVILTSRADSPRAKMLSIAAAVMISHAS
- the buk gene encoding butyrate kinase; this translates as MTYSVLTINPGSTSTKVAKFSGETVLWNETIRHTIEELAPFEHIADQFDFRLKTILNVIAKHRGGAGPEGADAVSGRGGIIDPLPGGTFLADERLVERLKLGKPWDHASNLGGILANALALRWNVPAFIVDPVCVDEMLPEAKITGLPDLPKDSFSHALNIKATVRRAASELGIPWDELRAVVAHLGGGITVVAHRRGRIIDTSNGTDFGPFSPSRTGGLPAGELARLCFSGRYAQKDFNRLVVSGGGVRAYLGTSDMREVGAKIKNGDEQAGLIYRALAWQVSKEIGAQAVSMGEPVDIILFTGGVAYDSDFVSLVEERVQWIAPCLIYAGEDEMLALAQGALRVLNGDEKAKNYGDYVLKN
- a CDS encoding aminotransferase class IV, with translation MKLCYIDKRFVSPTEALLPVTDLIIQRGIGVFESISTWRKRPLMLTPHLERLLTGAKNSYIHPPLGIEEMREIIREGISKLDEELLIKAYLSGGDVFDRVRGFTEPRFFVTFEALDIPPASLYENGIRLEPIDDGRNDPSTKSIDYRRAYTLSPYDEHAEILYCPEGEITESGHSSFFLCIGDTLLTAPLTRVLKGTTRQAVIDLAYRAGLNVEERCPLLTELPQASEAFITGSVKKILPVVRIGAQIIGNGRPGPWTRRLSDLYLEHIEEWLE
- a CDS encoding ankyrin repeat domain-containing protein translates to MKENKKSLLELLSVPGRSDAILEAIREGADVNETSENGFTPLMMAAVLNDEPSVVEALIDAGADIDAETREGMTALMWALLTETRDPDDARLGEFIQRDRRRAETATLLVKRGASLDVTCYSPRRKRWTPLLFATLDPDRNAAVISHMLTAGAWADPRTEEGLTPLFHAAAFGRFSGTLHDLIQAGAEVNARGNQEGREGWTPLFYALNSPCKSLPVVEELLKNGAAVNMLSDAGQTPLFFAALIEDTPAFVHLLLKAGADVHVQDKNGCTAVDCALSRNSKNVVSLLRKAEAAKNTTPL
- a CDS encoding peptidylprolyl isomerase, giving the protein MTSLFRALSAVIVPVCLLAVVLPAGRAFAGERPVAVFETTLGTFRAELFTDLAPKTAQNFIDLAQKNFYDGVIFHRVIDNFMIQGGDPTGTGRGGPGYTIPDEFGPGLKHDRPGLLSMANAGPNSGGSQFFVTLVPTPWLDGKHAIFGSVVEGMDVVKAIGKTKVGPGDRPVIDVVMKTVTIEMPEAK
- the kdsA gene encoding 3-deoxy-8-phosphooctulonate synthase, producing MDGPKPDYRLKNFTIGNGELTLMAGPCSLESLELGLEVARVMKRLCEERGVGCIFKASFDKANRTSIHSWRGPGIVRGLEELAQIKKELDVPVVTDIHEPWQAAQAAEVADVLQIPAFLCRQTDLLTAAASTGKILNIKKAQFLAPEDMKNVVEKCREAGNDRVLLCERGTMMGYRQLVVDMRSLVTMRALGCPVVFDATHSVQKPGAMGGVSGGDREMALPLARAAAAVGIDVLFVETHPDPASAKSDGPNMIPLSEMGAFLDQVLAIHRVRQALRQQEGGTVCGGAETALGA
- a CDS encoding KpsF/GutQ family sugar-phosphate isomerase, producing MKLPWEREALACTDDELLTIGKNVLRSEAGELLRAAEGPCEGLVQAARVIFACPGRVVVVGMGKSGHVGGKFAATLASLGTPAFFLHAAEALHGDLGMVRSEDVGVFLSNSGTTAEVLAILPWFSRLGAPVIAVTGATDSPLAQHSDVVIDSGVTREADPLALAPTSSTTMQMALGDALAGMVTRLRGLSREDFAAFHPGGALGRRLLTRVADVMGTGDRLPRVSRNVSVKDALFEMTRKKYGSTCVVDEEGRLAGFFTDGDLRRLLEKNGVEALNRKIEEFMTRTPCTITANRLAVEAVRIMREREISALIVVEAMERGEVAEDKEDSAGLRPVGLVHFHELLAAGLA